CTTCACACACATCCCCTGGTATGGTGGTGGTCTCTTGAATAATGCTGccacctttttccttttctacggctttctcctcttcttcttcttttccttctatttCATGTTGCTTCTCCTGCTTCTCCGTGTAGCTCTNCTTGTCTTATTAAGTAAAGAAATATAGATTGAAAAAGGTAAACATATTGAAaaaagcttcttcttttttaatcgAACAATAAAACAGAAAGAAATTCAATTGAAATTAGGAGAACTTATTTTTTGTTGAATGCAGAAACTAATCAACGAAGGGGCGGGGACATTGGTGGTGCCGGGGATTTTGCCGACGGGCTGCATTCCGATCGTGCTATCGCAGGCGCACAACGCTCCCAAAGAAGAATTCGACCCGAAAACCGGTTGCCTCATCAAGCCGAACGATTTCAGCAGCTACCACAACAACCTACTGCACCAGGCCGTGCAGCAGCTGCAAAGCAAGTACCCGCAGGCGAAGCTCATCTACGCCGAGTATTTCGAGGCCGTCGTCGACTTTATTCTTGATCCGATAGGACACGGTGCGTCCGCGTTACAGCTCCAGATAGTTTCTAAACTTTCGCATATGTTACACTGTATATACTGAGGAGAACAATATTATGTAGGAAACGAATGTATATCTGATTCGTATCCGATTCATTTTGTGACTAACTTTGCTCGACACACACGAAATGTTTTTGCAGGGTTTACAAATGGTCATGGCGCCCTTCAAGTGTGCTGCGGCGGGGGCGGCCCCTACAACTACAATTCGAGCGCGGGCTGCGGTTCGCCTGGCTCGACTGTGGGTGATCCTGCAACTTACGCAAACTGGGACGGAATCCACTTAACTGAAGCTGGATTTCAGCAGGTCGCGAATGGTTGGCTACATGGTCCCTATGCTTCTCCACCTATAGTTAGTTAAACAGGGATTAAATTCGCAGTTTATAAGTGTCGTAATTGTTATTgatcataataataattataccAAATAATAACGTAGCCAGATGAAATAGAAGGAAGGGAGGTCAATTTTAGGTGATTAATTACACTCTTTCTATTGATCACCTATATGTGAGTTTTGCATTATTACTTATATAGTACTCTAATCGAGTAATTGGTGTCGTCTCTATTTACTTAGTATTTGTGTGATCGATGTAGATGCTCCTCTtttttctatatacatatatttttctcGGTTAAATacacaaatattttaaaatttaaggctTTAAATATATagctttataaatttttaagagtAATTCTATCCATCCCATATATTCACTGATCGTGGTATGAATAGAAGCGGCTTATCATATAATCGCCAGTGGATTACTTAAATGGTACCCTTTATAAAACCATTCACccaaaaaacaatatatatccCTCCCTCTTTTAAGGctgtgcagttttttttttttttaattatctcaATTTTCTATTCCCCTATACCTTGAACATTCTATTGTATTATCTTACATTATTCGAAGCAAAATACATATATCTACAGTGCAACGTACATGGAGGAAACATATTATTGTAGTTCAAACACTCTCTTGTTAAATACTTTTCACTTCTTTTTCTCCATGCTTCTCGTCCACAGCAGATTGGACGGTTGGATCTCCTCCTACGACCATCTCTTTGGCCGTGTGGACGATCCCGATCACAGTTGCACCCACAGCTTCACACACATCCCCTGGTATGGTGGTGGTCTCTTGAATAATGCTGccacctttttccttttctacggctttctcctcttcttcttcttttccttctatttCATGTTGCTTCTCCTGCTTCTCCGTGTAGCTCTTTCCACCTTTTTTCTCCCCATCAATTGATTGGCCTTGTAACTTCTCTTGCACATCTTGGGGATGTTCCCCAAGTTTTTCCTGCATAATTAAcaaacgatatatatatatatatatatataaggagtcTTAGGAATCATACTAGATTCTTAAGAATTTGTCAAGTGTTTGGAGACTTGAGAGATAGAAAAATTGCTTCATAATTAAAGgctttgaagaaaaagaagttgaATGCTCCTCACCATCTCTATCACAACACACTgccaattaaaaaattaaatatttttaaaaattaatgagTGATACTAAACCTAGCTACAACCATTACTAGTTTGATGGGTGTGGTCCGTGTGGACATTCTCATGCGTGATCACATATACAATCTTTTACAGTGGGCTTCTTCTAGGATTTTTGACCCTGCATACCTTAGTTTGATCACGTTTCTCTACACCATACTCCTTAGCTTGTTGACCACCCTCTTCCGCCTTTCCTTTCGCTCTTTCACCAGCACTTTTAGCAGCCTCCTTCGCTTCCTCCGCTTTCTCAAGTGCTTTCTCCTTCGCCTCAGCAGCAGTTTCCTTGGCTTTATCGCCGGCACCTCTCGCCGCCTCCTTCGCCTCCGCGGCTTTCGCCGTGGCGTACTCCCTCATTCCCTGCGCTGCCTCCGCGGTCGTCTCCTTTGCCTTTTCCGCCTTCTCCCCCGTGAACTCCGTCGCCTTCTGTCCTGCTTCCTTTGCCGCGTCGGTCCCCTCCCCCGCCTTCTCCTTTGTGTACTCCATCGCCTTACGTCCTGTGTCAGTTGCTGCCTCCTTCGCCTCCCCGGCCTTCTCGCTCGTGTACCCCTTCGCCCCCGCCAGCTTCTCCTGTGCGTAATCCGCTGCCTTTTCGCCCGCACATAACGTTGCATCCTTCGTCTTCTCCGCGGCCTTTTTCGCGTACTCCGCAGCAGTACCGCCCGTGCTCACCGTAATATCCTTCGCCTTCACCGCCGCCTGCTTTGCGTACTCGGCAGTCATCTCACCGGTGGTCACCGTAACATCCTTCGCTTTCACCACTGTCTGCCTCGCGTAATCCGCTGCAGTCTCTCCGGCGCCGACCGTCACGTCCTTCGCCTTCTCTGCAGCCTGCGTTGCGTACTCTTTCGCTGTCTGTCCAGCGCTGACCGTAACAACCTTCGCCCTCACGCCAGCTTGTCGGGCCTTCTCGGCCGCCACGTCTTTCGCGGCCATAGCCTTCTCGCCAGCCACGTGCGCTCCGTGTGCGGCAACCGCCTTTGCTTCGTTGCCCTTGTCGGCGGCATAGGCGGCGGTGGCCCCGACGGCGTGGGCGACTGTCTCCTTGGTGTCGTGGAGCGCCCCAGCGCCAGACTCCTTCGCCTTGGCGTACCGCTCCTCCGCCGCGCGGATGGCCTCGATAGAATTCTGCTGCGCCGCCGCACGGTATCGGCTGATCTCCTCCGGCGACATGGCGACGCTTTCGTCCTGCCTCTCTTCTTTATCAGTGGAGTCCTTCTTCATTTGTTGTGTTTTGGTTGCAATTGGAATGGGTATTGGCACTGAGACGGGAAGTGGCGGGAGTAGGAGGGGGAGGgatttatttattaaagaaGCTGAGGTACGGCGGTTTGAGTGCTCTCGAGCTGACACGTGTCGTCGAAACTGTACACGTGGTGATTGGACGAAGCAACTGAGGTGACACGTACGATGACAGGTTGGTTGGTGTGCGAGGAGAGTGAGCCACGTTGGATCGCCGGTCCAGGGAAGTATTTCGTCGACCAGGTGCACCAGTAAATTAAACTTCAAACTTTTGCACATTTGGAAAAGTAcaaataaaacaacaataataataataataataaaaatgtgaATCGACTAGATTCGGACAACTAATTTTTGTACTAAAATTAATGTATCAACTCTTTCCTTTAGTTACTTTATTCTGGGGAACTTctaaaatatttcaataaaaaaattgctCCTTTATGACGATAAAAACAgcaatgataaataaaatttaaaaacaaagcgacagaaagaaaagaaggtacATAGTACGATCATAATTATTTTGCTACTACAAATTGGTTTTAGTTGTTTGTACTATTTTATTTctacaatatatttatataattttttttgtaaatttccTATAAAACTAGGTACCCCTGTGATAGTACCTACACTATTAATTAGTTAACTTGAACCTCCTGCTGCTGCTCATGTAATTctttgtaatcttttttattcttttttcttttgcaaaagaaaaaaaaaatgtcatatAAAATTATCACGTCAATCCGAGCAGAGCTGCATAAAGTAGCTGGTTCCACGTATCCGGGAGTCCGGCGAGGCACCAGTGGCTACAGTCGTCGCGGAAGTGGATTCCGTTGTGCTTCGACGGATGCGCGTCTTTTCGGAGCTGCGAGAGGAATGTAATGTCTAGGAGATACACTCGCTTCGACATCATCCTTAACACGTTCTTCACGACGGTTCGTTGTGTCGGCGAGGGCGCCGTGAATCCCGATGCTTTTATCGGTTGTGTTTCGCCTGCGCATGTCGCGTGTGGCTTCCCCCACTCTTCTCCGCTGAAATTTCGCAAATAGTATGTTAGCGAAACATATCCTGAAACAAGTCGATAGAAGTAAAGGATATACAAATTTAATACGTGTTGAGTTCTATATTAGAGTTCAAATCTGAAACTTCgagtactaaccaccaaactctttgcaaTTTGTACTAGAAATTATTACTAGATGTATGATTAATATCCAACATTCATATGATTGAGTCTAGTCACAGCATGAGGGATAATGGTTACCCGCCCCTTTATTGTAGCATCACATGCCCATCATGCTAGTACTGTTATATATGGTTGTATTAGGTTAGGTGCAACGCATGAAGATGATGAAAGCAGATAGAATTGATTTTCTAAGatgaaatcaaaagaaatatatatattttcgtacGATTCACGAATTTGTTTAGAATTAAGTtgattcacatatatatatatctatctatatatgttTGCATTAAAAGTGACTAGCTTACTGGTTATGGTCGGGAGAGACCCCCTGGTAGAACACTTGGGTCGTGGCAGGATCAATATTGGCATCGACCCATTTGCTCCACGTTACCAATGCCCTAGCAAATGCCACGGTGCGGTCCATGTCCTTCGCTATACTCTTATCGTGTTGCACGTAGTCCCACCTGCACAATCACAcaatcttatatatttttcctagTTATATAAGAACGTACATTAGTTATTTGATTCTACAACTATCATCACTTAATTAGTTGAACTTGTATGATATGTCGACTTATTCTGATAAAATTTTGCACTCAAactgttattttaaaattttgagtcttTTTGTTATAGAAAAGGATCGATATACATGTCGAGTACTTtaattacttattattattgtaatatttattatttaattgagCAGGTTATTGAGACATGCAGGAGATaaacacaagaatttttttttttattttttttaattttttgcgtTTTTTTACGGTCTAAAAGGAGAAGCTGATCGATCGGAGGTTGCAACTTACGGCCGGGTGGGTCCACTGCGAGACCACCAATGGGCAGTGTTGAAGATGAGCACGTTCGCGGNGAGTTTGATATTGCCAAACTGGTGACTGCTTTTGAATGTTCACGAAATTCATTGACAGGATGGAGGAGGCGGTCGCTGCCTTCCCAAACCTATTGTGTTACAAATAATACATATCAGGTCTAGAAATCTTGGCAAAATGATTGCTAACTGTTTCTGCATGTTCAGATCTTAAatcaaaagatatatatatatatatatatatatatatatatatatatatatatatatatatatatatatatatatatatatatatatattttcgtacGATTCACGAATTTGTTTAGAATTAAGtcgatttgcatatatatatatctatatatgtttGCATTAAAAGTGACTAGCTTACTGGTTATGGTCGGGAGAGACCCCCTGGTAGAACACTTGGGTCGTGGCAGGATCAATATTGGCATCGACCCATTTGCTCCACGTTACCAATGCCCTAGCAAATGCCACGGTGCGGTCCATGTCCTTCGCTATACTCTTATCGTGTTGCACGTAGTCCCACCTGCACAATCACAcaatcttatatatttttcctagTTATATAAGAACATACATTAGTTATTTGATTCTACGACTATCATCACTTAATTAGTTGAACTTGTATGATATGTCGACTTATtctgataaaattttgagtCTTTTTGTTATAGAAAAGGATCGATATACATGTCGAGTACTTtaattacttattattattgtaatatttattatttaattgagCAGGTTATTGAGACAGGTGATaaacacaagaattttttttatttttttgttttttttttttgcgttttTTTACGGTCTAAAAGGAGAAGCTGATCGATCGGAGGTTGCAACTTACGGCCGGGTGGGTCCACTGCGAGACCACCAATGGGCAGTGTTGAAGATGAGCACGTTCGCGGTGAGCCATATGTGACCAGCTTGGATTGAGTCGAGCTTGAGCACGCGCCCAATGGGCTCGCTCACTATGTCCACCAAATAATGCGATGTGTAGTACATCACAGTGACGTCATAATCCtgcaacaattaattaattttatacttaatttttgaataaatattaaattttagatattaattataacaagtcggctaaaatatattttttatgaaaataaaaaatggtgctCAACATAATATAatcgaaaagaaaaaacaacacTCCCCTCTGATTTGATCTGTCCTTCGCATTGAAGAACAAAAGAACATTAGCTTGTATATATAGCATATCATAGATAATCGGAATAGTGACATAGAATTATTTCCAGGGACTAAGGATAGGTTGTCCAATTTGTACTTATTCCGAGAGGAAAACATATTCAAATCACTCATTCCAAGAGCATAACTTGCGAATTAAGCGTTTGTAGAATAAGAATTTGTCTCAAATAAATGCAATATTTAAGTTGGTCATGAATCCACATGAAGTGCCCGCACATGGGATATTCTATGTAGATTGTCTCTTTCCATCACATGACTTCACGAAGGCCCACATTTTAACTAACTTATATTTTGCATATGCACAATGATTTTAAGATATGTGCTGGTTATTACTCTATGTACCTTAGTTTGATCAATTATAACTCCATGCCATACGTTCCATAAAAGCCGGATCCAAACAcaaacaaaatttgattttttaatcaGGCTGATGGAAAGGACCTTGCAGAAAACTAGAATAGCAATTTTACGACACCtaaattatacaaataaaatggTATGACACATATCTATTACTCTTGATTAGACTTCGGAATGAGGCTTTATTTGGATGCTTATGAGTTTTCCAAGAAAAGTTACGGAAAATTCTCCATAATTCGTgtctttttggtcttttttatTCAATAATCTTCCATCGTCCATTTTTAGATGTCACTACAAGTTAAAAATCGACTACTAATGAGTGATCGAATGCGACCACTTAACTACCACTCCAATTTAAAGCACACATCAGAAAATGGCTCGAATAAGACATCATATAATGatctaaatcaaataaaaacaacataAAGAGATGGAcataattactttttttctttttattaggaCCAACCTCGTTGGAAATCGTATAGAATTTGCTCAAAAGGAATTCTttgcaaattatatatatatatttgacgCTATTTTAAGTCgttttttgaagaaattttaCAGTGTTTTGTAACCAAATTTAGACAGGCACATGTTCTATACAATGATCAATCTATTTACTTACAGGAAATTGAACAAATGAAGTTTGAATTACAAAATGAACGGGAATATCACTACTCACCTGAAACACGACGGTGTTGAGCTCTCCCGATTGGGACGAGCTCGTCCTCGAATTCGGAGCCGCTGCATGAAGCAGGCACAAAAGCGATTCGTAGTGGTTCAGGCTCAACGAGTCCCCGACGAACATTATTCGCTTCCCCTTCCACCTCTTAAGTAAGTCCCCTCCATCAAACCTAGTACATATACACTCATCAATTCCAATTGAATCACCCcatcaaatcatataaattgGTCATGTTCGACgaaaaagcatttttttttttttaaagaaaacctCGGGATGTCGCACGAATCGGGCTGCCACCGATATTTAAGATACGACGTATCGGTCCGGCCGTACTTGAGGCAATCGAATTCCTTGCGAATGAAGGGGCAACTCGCGGAGTCGTAGAGAGGATACGACTCGTCGTAGATCCAATCTCCGCGAAAGATGTTGCACCTCGCCGCCACCGCCGGGCACTGTGAGCAGTAGGCTAAAGAGAGAGCCACAATAACAAACGAGAGAAGCGGAGGAGATTCTTTGTTTCTCTTCATTTTGCATCCGCTGTTAGTAATAAGTGAGTAGATGAGAGACACTGCAAACTTGTTGTGGAGGAGGTGCGTATATGTAGTCGGCAACGAGAACGCTTTGGCGAAGGTGCAAGGGATATACGGCGCCGAATTTAATGAACAGGAACGCTAGAGAGATAACGAATCCGGTGTATATCTCGGGGAGAATCCTTGCGTTTACGTTTCTCCGGTGTGCATTAACGAGGTTAACAACTGTTTCGCTTTTGTcccattaaattattttattttatttattctgaTCTCATTACGTTGAATTGTTAATTATGCTTGACGTTTTGGTATATCTGTGCTAAATCGAACCGAtaagtttgatttggtttgagCCAATTCCTCAAACTAAAATTTCAGATTTGATTTAGCTAGGATCCAAAGTTCAAAAAACTAACCAAACCCGAAAATTGTAATGCATGCAATTATACattaaatcatgaaaaatcACCTTACACATTGAGACAATGAAAAACATTTGACCAGATGAATCGAACAATCTCTAACCAGTCAAATCATCGGCCGCAAAAGCTGCTTGTTACATTTCATCTGCTTAAACCCACAATGACAAATCGAAGCATaaccaaatttaaaactttagttTTTGATCAACTTGGTTTGAATTTTTCCTCAGTATCgaattaatttcattttttattttccaaaatcAATGTAAACCGATTCGTTTCCGAACGATCGGACATAGGCGGCACACGTCATCCATGTCCTCGTGTGAATCATAAATGCTAACCAACTATTATAAAAACACGTGCCGGTAAAAAGAGTGCCGCCGTTGCACTTAAGGGTCAGTCACAGTATTTACAAATTTCGATCTGACTCATAGGAAGGgtactccaatgcacttaggagATCAATCATATCGCTCATGAGTTTCTACCTGACTCAATTTATTTGGACGTTAAATTTATTGTTGGATTTTTTATCGCTAGGTCTATTGTATGCCACAACTCCACCCAAACTTAATTATTGGCAACTATTGATAACTTATAATTTTCTGGGCCTATCGTCATGGCGTAAAAAGATTACCACAGGCACAGTGGCACTTTCACCATAAGGGAATCCATCCCACACCACCATTTGTGTATTGGTAAGCGCTAATCTCAACAATCCTAAAAACATGTCTCGATAGGAAGGACATATTTATCATACTTAAGGTCTCAGTAACAATGCTAATGAGCTTTGTCATTGTTGGAATTTTtgcagttaaatttattttgtatcgcACGCTCACTCTACTTATTGGGTTCATCCAATTCAACTTATTAATTTCTTAGACTTATTACACCGTGCCGTGCTGATGGCATATCGAGAATTCTTATTAGGGTAAGATAGGATTTACAAAGTGCAGAGTTAGTGGGTAACATTGGTTTTTGGGTTATCAACCCAAAATTTTGGTGGATGACCCATGACCAACCTGAGTGGATCTAGGTTTGGACCCGAAGCCGTTCCAGTTGAGTCATATCAGTGACCATGCAGCCCTCTTAAGTCCTAAGGGTTGTTTGGTTTTTCGGAAAAATGTTTCAGGAATAGTACTTTTcctatttgaaaaatattttcatccATTTGATTTACAGGAAAAttcatttctaattttttttttgtccagattttattaaaaaagtactattcttattcttattttaaaattttttatctaaaaataaaaattgagaaaaaaataatattttttataaacaaataatattttacactttttaaaaaatggaaACATCGCCAGAGTCAAAATGGGCTAGTGGAGGGCCTAGGCCACAAAGTTTACATGGCTGAACAATTGGGTCGGCTCTAGACGTACATTTTTTACTGGGATGCTACTACAGGCCCATTAAAATCAGGCCCATTTCCCGACCCCGGAGGCCCTGCATTTTCTAATCCTATTCTAATCCAGTAAATTACCCGGGTCGGACCAAGTTATTAGTATGACGCTAATAAAAGCACTTTGTTGGATCCAAAATACTGACAAAATATACTTAAAAGAtcggtttaaatttttttttttccccttattaTCTTggacataaaatatttaataaaaataatttattatagattatgatctaataaaaataattttttacaaaaaattattttagttttgcaAATTCTACTTAtgcttaaatttaataaaataatttattatttaaatataaataatatgtactaatatatatattacattaattttctgagttgattaataatattttcgtatttattgaaaaattatgtgtttcatgtatctccttttttgttcttttgcatCTTCCCTCTCAACACAGCTTAATTAGGCCTACATCATCATCCACCTCATCatgatttttgtaaaataaaatattgtactttttgagagaaaaggaATTAATTTAATTGGTTAATTGAGGCATAGATGTGTGATGCCTCTGCTATATAGAAGACCACCTCCTTGCTGGGATCGATGTCGGGTTAACCAGTGTTGATTAAGGACGAACACTTATCTACgcacctaa
This DNA window, taken from Ananas comosus cultivar F153 linkage group 5, ASM154086v1, whole genome shotgun sequence, encodes the following:
- the LOC109710863 gene encoding protein trichome birefringence-like 38, producing MKRNKESPPLLSFVIVALSLAYCSQCPAVAARCNIFRGDWIYDESYPLYDSASCPFIRKEFDCLKYGRTDTSYLKYRWQPDSCDIPRFDGGDLLKRWKGKRIMFVGDSLSLNHYESLLCLLHAAAPNSRTSSSQSGELNTVVFQDYDVTVMYYTSHYLVDIVSEPIGRVLKLDSIQAGHIWLTANVLIFNTAHWWSRSGPTRPWDYVQHDKSIAKDMDRTVAFARALVTWSKWVDANIDPATTQVFYQGVSPDHNHGEEWGKPHATCAGETQPIKASGFTAPSPTQRTVVKNVLRMMSKRVYLLDITFLSQLRKDAHPSKHNGIHFRDDCSHWCLAGLPDTWNQLLYAALLGLT
- the LOC109710267 gene encoding embryonic protein DC-8-like, which codes for MKKDSTDKEERQDESVAMSPEEISRYRAAAQQNSIEAIRAAEERYAKAKESGAGALHDTKETVAHAVGATAAYAADKGNEAKAVAAHGAHVAGEKAMAAKDVAAEKARQAGVRAKVVTVSAGQTAKEYATQAAEKAKDVTVGAGETAADYARQTVVKAKDVTVTTGEMTAEYAKQAAVKAKDITVSTGGTAAEYAKKAAEKTKDATLCAGEKAADYAQEKLAGAKGYTSEKAGEAKEAATDTGRKAMEYTKEKAGEGTDAAKEAGQKATEFTGEKAEKAKETTAEAAQGMREYATAKAAEAKEAARGAGDKAKETAAEAKEKALEKAEEAKEAAKSAGERAKGKAEEGGQQAKEYGVEKRDQTKVCRVKNPRRSPL
- the LOC109710266 gene encoding GDSL esterase/lipase At5g45910-like codes for the protein MQKLINEGAGTLVVPGILPTGCIPIVLSQAHNAPKEEFDPKTGCLIKPNDFSSYHNNLLHQAVQQLQSKYPQAKLIYAEYFEAVVDFILDPIGHGFTNGHGALQVCCGGGGPYNYNSSAGCGSPGSTVGDPATYANWDGIHLTEAGFQQVANDWTVGSPPTTISLAVWTIPITVAPTASHTSPGMVVVS